A window from Podospora bellae-mahoneyi strain CBS 112042 chromosome 1 map unlocalized CBS112042p_1, whole genome shotgun sequence encodes these proteins:
- a CDS encoding uncharacterized protein (EggNog:ENOG503PYIR) has protein sequence MAITLSWRHAVLASTLLFGQAVQAVPAPQDGAVVVTVTSEAVVVTETAVVETTAAETVAETTAVEETEVVVTETPTATEEIEEIISTITEETATATPVVIVNGTEPARGKKNNNNNNNRGKGKNNSNIRLQDLLQLIGGGNANINDLLRLIGIGGNGLNLGAGNNNLNLGGLLNLIGGGRVNRVVRVDDSDDELDIDDVDDILELLLGQVLRGNGNGNGNAQLNQLLQLVTGQLQGQGQNVNRGQLNQLLGLLVGQVQGKGKGNANGAINDLLRLVGAGAQQLQVGKGKGKGNAAVVLARQAPEGKGKGKGKGKGKNNGNDTDTDSDTDGIDSDTDGEDSDSDSDNGRGRIGKRSMRNGQRFYRL, from the coding sequence ATGGCCATCACATTGTCCTGGAGACACGCCGTTCTGGCATCCACTCTTTTGTTCGGTCAAGCAGTTCAGGCTGTCCCTGCTCCTCAGGatggtgctgttgttgttacTGTCACATCCGAGGCTGTGGTGGTCACCGAGACCGCGGTGGTCGAGACGACCGCTGCCGAGACCGTCGCCGAGACCACAGCTGTTGAGGAGACAGAGGTGGTAGTAACCGAAACTCCTACCGCAACCGAGGAGATCGAGGAgatcatctccaccatcaccgaggaAACCGCTACAGCCACGCCTGTTGTTATCGTTAACGGCACCGAGCCTGcaaggggaaagaagaacaacaacaataacaacaacagaggcaagggcaagaatAACAGCAACATCCGTCTTCAGGATCTGCTCCAGCTTATTGGAGGAGGCAATGCCAACATCAACGATCTCTTGAGGCTCATCGGAATCGGAGGGAATggcctcaacctcggcgccggcaacaacaacctgaaCCTTGGCGGACTTCTCAACTTGattggcggcggcagagtCAACCGTGTCGTGCGGGTCGATGACTCCGACGACGAGCTTGATATCGATGACGTCGATGACATCCTGGAGCTGCTCCTCGGCCAGGTCCTCAgaggcaacggcaacggcaacggtaACGCTCAGctcaaccagctcctccagcttgtcACTGGTCAGCTCCAGGGCCAGGGCCAAAACGTCAACAGAGGCCAGCTCAACCAGCTTTTGGGCTTACTTGTTGGTCAGGTtcagggcaagggcaagggcaatgCTAATGGTGCTATCAATGACCTTCTCAGACTcgttggtgccggtgccCAACAGCTTCAAGttggcaagggcaagggcaagggtaatgctgctgttgttcttGCGCGTCAGGCACCCGAGGGCAAGGGTAAgggcaagggaaagggaaagggaaagaacAACGGCAATGACACCGACACCGACTCCGACACTGACGGCATCGACTCTGACACTGATGGCGAGGACTCTGACAGCGACTCTGACAATGGCAGAGGCCGCATTGGAAAGAGGTCGATGAGAAACGGGCAGAGATTTTACCGTCTCTAA
- a CDS encoding uncharacterized protein (COG:S; EggNog:ENOG503NX89), which produces MSYHNNNNQGSNVQGEAASYYAAAAQQTQQHYQGSNQQHGDQQERGFLGAVGGGIAGGFGGNKIGGKTGHSKLSTVLGAVAGAVAGHKLQDGVEDWKDKKDEEKEKKKKEEEDRIRREEEEKRKREEDEKRRKEDDDRRRRDDEDRKRRDEEDRRRREEEDRRRASQPQQHQQHHHTNQPRDHGVSHGGNFSGSAKDIRLDAHGEFMLHCECRRLDGSYQPTSISLNKIIENSNGNFRWTSGGANINSCGNKPSSVTVQPGDTLRDIAQRHGTNWQELAKINCLQNPDLIHPGQVIKLPGGGSQGGQAGGNFGSSARNVRLEDCGKRLVAELRRGDGCWVSSSLNLDERIGNANGTLQFK; this is translated from the coding sequence ATGAGctaccacaacaacaacaaccagggCAGCAATGTCCAGGGCGAAGCTGCCTCTTACTAcgccgctgctgcccaaCAGACCCAACAGCACTACCAAGGCAGCAACCAACAACATGGCGATCAACAGGAGCGTGGCTTCCTCGgtgccgttggtggtggtatcgCCGGTGGTTTCGGTGGTAACAAGATTGGCGGCAAGACCGGCCACAGCAAGCTGAGCACCGTCCTCGGCGCTGTTGCCGGTGCAGTTGCCGGTCACAAGCTGCAGGACGGTGTTGAGGACtggaaggacaagaaggacgaagagaaggagaagaagaagaaggaggaagaggacagGATCCGccgcgaggaggaggagaagaggaagagagaggaggacgagaagagacggaaggaggatgacgacagaaggaggagagatgacgaggaccGCAAGCGcagggacgaggaggacagacgcagaagagaggaggaggaccgaAGACGTGCTTCTCAgccacagcaacaccagcaacaccatcacacCAACCAGCCTCGCGATCACGGTGTTAGCCATGGCGGCAACTTCAGCGGTTCCGCCAAGGATATCCGCTTGGACGCCCACGGCGAGTTCATGCTGCACTGCGAGTGCCGCCGTCTTGACGGCTCCTACCAGCCCACCAGCATCAGCCTGAACAAGATCATCGAGAACAGCAACGGCAACTTCCGCTGGACTTCTGGCggcgccaacatcaacagctgCGGCAACAAGCCCAGTAGCGTGACTGTTCAGCCCGGCGACACCCTCCGCGACATTGCCCAGCGTCACGGTACCAACTGGCaagagctggccaagatcaacTGCCTCCAGAACCCCGATTTGATCCACCCCGGTCAAGTGATCAAGCTTCCTGGAGGTGGTAGCCAGGGCGGCCAGGCTGGCGGCAACTTTGGTTCTTCGGCGAGAAATGTGCGCCTTGAGGACTGCGGCAAGAGACTGGTTGCCGAGCTTCGCAGAGGTGATGGCTGCTGGGTCAGCAGCTCCCTCAATCTGGATGAGCGGATAGGAAACGCCAACGGTACTCTACAGTTCAAGtaa
- a CDS encoding uncharacterized protein (EggNog:ENOG503PHJ1): MAPSHSEVSNRPKNENDHLETDQQIAHGSAGDQNLSPKVARADKQAPAPEHEHGAGIPGMNASGGSSQGLSTGPNAGQGKGPLKP; this comes from the exons ATGGCTCCCTCCCACAGCGAAGTCTCCAACCGCCCCAAGAACGAGAACGACCACCTCGAGACAGATCAGCAAATTGCCCACGGTTCCGCCGGCGACCAGAAT CTCTCCCCGAAGGTCGCCCGTGCGGATAAGCAGGCTCCTGCACCTGAACACGAGCATGGGGCCGGAATTCCGGGTATGAATGCCAGTGGAGGCTCCAGTCAGGGGCTGTCGACGGGGCCGAATGCTGGTCAAGGGAAGGGACCGCTGAAGCCTTGA
- a CDS encoding uncharacterized protein (EggNog:ENOG503NW10; COG:C) → MPVVQSAYDPKEMKFRYLGNTGLQVSLFSLGGWLTYGGTQKGEIVKKILQTAWDHGIQTFDTAETYANGESEVEMGQALKELAWPRDEYVLTTKVFFGTGRKEPNTRGLSRKHIVEGLKSSLARLQQPYVDVVFAHRPDPTVPMLEIVEAFTQVIRNLNLAYYWGTSEWSAAQITDAIRLAEKHNLIAPVVEQPQYNAFHRERFEVEYADLYKHHGYGTTIWSPLASGILTGKYNDGIPEDSRFATNKAFFENTVKELKSEAGQAKIEKVRKLTKIAERLGGSVSQLALAWAASNPNVSTVILGATKIEQLEDNIGALKLLEKLTPDVLEEIEGVLDNKPPGPNTFGRQRKL, encoded by the exons ATGCCCGTTGTACAAAGCGCCTATGATCCCAAGGAAATGAAATTCCGGTACCTTGGGAACACCGGATTGCAGGTTTCTCTTTTCTCGCTCGGCGGGTGGCTCACATACGGCGGCACGCAGAAGGGAGAGATTGTAAAGAAGATTCTCCAGACTGCTTGGGATCACGGTATT CAAACCTTCGACACGGCCGAGACATATGCCAATGGCGAGTCTGAAGTCGAGATGGGACAAGCTCTCAAGGAGCTCGCCTGGCCCCGCGATGAGTacgtcctcaccaccaaagtcTTCTTCGGTACTGGTCGCAAGGAGCCAAACACCCGCGGTCTCTCCCGCAAGCACATCGTCGAGGGTCTCAAGTCGTCACTTGCCCGCCTCCAGCAGCCCTACGTCGATGTCGTCTTTGCCCACCGCCCCGATCCCACCGTTCCCATGCTCGAGATCGTCGAGGCCTTCACCCAGGTGATCCGCAACCTCAACTTGGCCTATTACTGGGGCACCTCTGAGTGGTCCGCCGCTCAGATCACCGATGCCATCAGATTGGCCGAGAAGCACAACCTCATCGCCCCCGTTGTCGAGCAGCCACAATACAACGCCTTCCACCGCGAGCGCTTTGAGGTCGAGTACGCGGATCTGTACAAGCACCACGGCTacggcaccaccatctgGTCCCCTCTTGCCAGCGGCATCCTCACTGGCAAGTACAATGATGGCATCCCCGAGGACTCGCGTTttgccaccaacaaggcctTCTTTGAGAATACtgtcaaggagctcaagagcGAGGCTGGGCAGGCCAAGATTGAAAAGGTGCGCAAGTTGACCAAGATTGCGGAGCGTCTTGGAGGCAGTGTGTCACAGCTGGCGCTTGCTTGGGCTGCCTCGAACCCCAATGTTAGCACGGTTATCTTGGGTGCTACCAAGATTGAGCAGTTGGAGGACAACATCGGTGCGTTGAAgctgctggagaagctgACGCCTGATGTGTTAGAGGAGATTGAGGGCGTGTTGGACAATAAGCCTCCAGGGCCTAACACCTTTGGTAGACAAAGGAAGTTGTAA
- a CDS encoding uncharacterized protein (EggNog:ENOG503P3NC) gives MDDPADTCWSWPHWKFGLRRDDLFTKLHDQYNTVPLPLLDPVAFHHDVAEISNEASSADEFHSLLRQRKQQRMRELNDCFESAAFEIIANPSLIGEDQWQHAVQLFRTKSFDSLVRYFACYLPPDHPWYKGSSFSSEVDSSVDSLAPSQGSLFDDDDGGLVPMTDEPFEFSTDLDDSILPPSPRSMTMFSDSSVDSPIDHHRDYETPSRTLSYSESEPDCCDLAGSISHTHHDEPSPRSDSADMESLAASTVAGTSAAERGGVEAEATSFTDRVRKAVQPFVVDIDNADMATPKAEGQVFFDRKTTATTLSHRRHRSLSPLRSHPLVDHEVDDLLHRDPRSAAQSVGTRWKRDCSPVQRKRKGPAGSLTRIQKPSSDALRPKPRGRRFCES, from the coding sequence ATGGACGATCCCGCCGACACATGTTGGAGCTGGCCCCATTGGAAgtttgggttgaggagaGATGACCTCTTCACCAAGCTCCACGATCAATACAACACCgtgcccctgcccctcctcgaccCTGTGGCTTTTCACCACGATGTGGCCGAAATCTCCAACGAAGCAAGTTCGGCCGACGAGTTCCACAGTCTACTCCGTCAACGCAAGCAACAGCGCATGCGAGAACTGAATGATTGCTTCGAGTCAGCGGCATTCGAGATCATCGCCAACCCTTCTTTAATCGGTGAAGACCAGTGGCAGCACGCAGTTCAGCTCTTTCGAACCAAGAGTTTTGACTCTCTCGTCCGATACTTTGCGTGCTATCTTCCCCCCGACCACCCGTGGTATAAGGGTTCGTCCTTCTCTTCCGAGGTGGACAGCAGCGTTGACTCGCTTGCGCCCTCCCAAGGCTCTCTctttgatgacgatgatggcggtCTTGTGCCCATGACCGACGAGCCCTTTGAGTTCTCGACCGACCTCGACGATTCGATacttcctccctcgcctcgtTCTATGACGATGTTTTCAGATTCGTCCGTTGATTCGCCGATCGATCATCATCGCGACTACGAGACACCATCACGAACCCTCTCATACTCCGAGTCCGAACCCGATTGCTGCGATCTTGCCGGATCGATTTCTCACACACATCATGATGAGCCCAGCCCACGGTCCGACTCTGCTGACATGGAGTCGCTAGCGGCTTCCACCGTCGCCGGCACCTCAGCAGCTGAGAGGGGTGGCGTTGAGGCCGAAGCGACCTCGTTTACTGACCGCGTCCGGAAGGCAGTACAACCCTTCGTGGTGGATATCGATAATGCCGATATGGCCACACCAAAAGCAGAAGGGCAGGTCTTCTTTGATAGGaagacaacagcaacaaccctaTCTCATCGACGGCACCGCAGTCTCTCTCCATTACGATCTCATCCTCTTGTCGATCATGAAGTCGATGATTTACTTCATCGCGATCCAAGAAGTGCAGCTCAGTCTGTGGGCacaaggtggaagagggacTGCAGTCCGGTTCAGCGAAAGCGTAAGGGCCCGGCAGGGTCGCTTACTCGCATACAAAAGCCATCGTCAGATGCCCTTCGGCCAAAGCCAAGAGGACGAAGATTCTGCGAGAGCTGA
- a CDS encoding uncharacterized protein (EggNog:ENOG503PC6M; COG:D): protein MITPKAVAAAAAADSRGFSQASEQKTQPFSQSEIQARLARSRMEEDRSMSSTVPLDNLVVPQDRDIRILMRPLARGRSVSPGNHENCEWLALHAEVTDGGDETNHSVLAVTQTHRDIKFSVRVPGQRRNDELWCELYFVPHSNELVLLNRSEVPFKLYRVSQQVPGSPREHFELKPNFTRALAPGTWRIKIDDADILDFRVLEKRAAKARLLSSSSASDLSTIDGQLVPVTRKRSFDDDDDDEPATPEKNEKRMRPSEPEDKNEDGVIMFLPATTNPLVFPLPGTGKEISTSDGHPLLDLESDDVVEIPGVKLPRGGEIDEYTIAKRDQIATSSLSTVFTADHSDVPDGVIVVKVLKTRTNALPNNEAAIAKNVIRQADIWLRELQYQESLEHKSIVRLYGGDARFLSLYMEHVDARDLTAKGTWRVASTDMFNGDRSDASRILRDIASALHYIHSKGLVHNDIKPGNILYSRDRGAVLCDLGLSTKARDPVAAGTPWYVPPEFIGLRQRGPASDVWALGVTMLYVLGKITWPDVRANQRHPRHLYWIIAKLNSRDRGPQKEAVSRMREWLGEVTSARNSLDTHDKLERLVHGMLSPNPKERATIKDIAGHFLAEQVTER, encoded by the coding sequence ATGATTACCCCCAAGGCGGtcgcggcggcagcggcggccgATTCAAGGGGATTCTCGCAGGCTTCCGAGCAAAAGACCCAACCATTTTCACAATCCGAAATCCAAGCCCGTCTGGCTCGTTCCAGGATGGAGGAAGACCGCTCCATGTCTAGCACAGTTCCGCTGGACAATTTGGTGGTTCCCCAGGACAGAGATATCCGCATTCTAATGAGGCCCTTGGCGCGGGGTCGGTCCGTCAGTCCAGGCAACCACGAGAACTGCGAATGGCTCGCGCTGCACGCAGAGGTTAcggatggcggcgatgaaACGAACCACAGCGTTTTGGCTGTCACGCAAACCCACAGGGACATCAAGTTTTCTGTCCGCGTTCCTGGCCAACGGCGCAACGACGAGCTCTGGTGCGAGCTGTACTTTGTTCCACACAGCAACGAACTAGTACTCCTTAACCGCTCCGAGGTGCCGTTCAAGCTATACCGTGTGTCACAGCAAGTGCCGGGCAGCCCCCGGGAGCACTTTGAACTCAAGCCTAATTTTACCAGGGCCCTCGCGCCGGGCACCTGGCGGATCAAAATCGACGACGCCGACATCCTGGACTTTCGTGTCCTGGAGAAGCGTGCGGCGAAGGCGCGCCTGCTCTCAAGCTCTTCAGCCTCGGATCTCTCGACCATCGACGGCCAGCTGGTACCCGTGACTAGGAAGCGGTCttttgacgacgatgacgatgacgagccTGCCACCCCTGAAAAGAACGAGAAGAGAATGCGTCCATCGGAGCCCGAGGATAAGAATGAGGACGGGGTCATAATGTTTCTTCCGGCCACAACCAACCCACTGGTCTTTCCGCTGCCTGGGACTGGCAAAGAGATTTCTACATCCGACGGCCACCCCCTCTTGGACCTAGAGTCTGATGACGTCGTTGAGATTCCTGGCGTCAAGCTCCCAAGGGGCGGCGAGATTGACGAATACACCATCGCCAAGAGGGATCAGATCGCTACATCCAGTCTCTCTACTGTGTTCACTGCTGACCACTCTGATGTCCCAGATGGGGTCATTGTTGTCAAAGTCTTGAAGACACGGACCAACGCATTGCCCAATAACGAAGCCGCCATTGCCAAGAACGTGATCCGACAGGCCGACATCTGGCTTCGAGAGCTTCAGTACCAGGAAAGTCTCGAGCACAAGAGCATTGTGCGGTTgtatggtggtgatgcccgGTTTCTGTCCCTCTATATGGAGCATGTCGATGCGCGCGACCTCACCGCTAAGGGCACGTGGCGTGTTGCCAGTACAGACATGTTCAATGGCGATCGGTCAGACGCTTCCCGCATCCTGCGCGACATTGCAAGTGCTCTGCACTACATTCACAGCAAAGGCTTGGTGCATAACGACATCAAGCCAGGCAACATCTTGTACAGCAGGGACCGCGGAGCCGTACTGTGTGATCTGGGCTTGTCGACCAAAGCCCGCGACCCAGTTGCAGCTGGCACACCATGGTACGTCCCACCGGAGTTTATCGGTTTGAGGCAGCGCGGGCCCGCAAGTGATGTTTGGGCGCTGGGCGTGACAATGCTCTACGTCCTGGGCAAGATCACTTGGCCTGATGTTCGGGCCAACCAACGACACCCGCGCCATTTGTACTGGATAATTGCGAAGCTCAACTCACGAGATCGCGGTCCTCAAAAGGAGGCCGTATCCAGGATGCGCGAGTGGCTCGGCGAGGTTACGAGTGCCCGCAACAGCCTGGACACACATGACAAGCTTGAAAGGCTTGTTCACGGCATGTTATCACCGAACCCCAAGGAAAGAGCCACAATCAAGGACATCGCTGGCCACTTTCTTGCTGAGCAAGTGACCGAAAGATAG
- a CDS encoding uncharacterized protein (EggNog:ENOG503P690) — translation MALTTALALLASAQVATAHFGIEYPTWRDNTLGSASTSNYSQWEYPCAGVPGDLGNVTDWPLDGGSLVLDLHHEWTYIFVNLGLGENVANFNYSLTDPFLNSTGNGTLCIPKVTLPANLPIQDGSLASIQVVTLGEKGQSLYNCADIRFRQNATVLSGDACKTSEGVSAAAIEIGGTKTAGSTVVGVNVGVLASVAALTGLFVFGLSV, via the exons ATggccctcaccaccgctctcGCCTTGTTAGCATCCGCTCAGGTCGCCACCGCCCACTTTGGCATCGAGTACCCTACTTGGAGAGACAACACCCTCGGCAGCGCCTCCACAAGCAACTACTCCCAGTGGGAATATCCAT GCGCCGGTGTCCCTGGTGACCTCGGCAACGTGACCGACTGGCCCCTTGACGGCGGCTCCCTAGTTCTCGATCTGCACCACGAGTGGACATACATCTTTGtcaacctcggcctcggtgagAACGTGGCCAATTTCAACTACAGTCTGACCGACCCGTTCCTCAACTCGACAGGCAATGGCACTTTGTGCATCCCCAAGGTGACTCTCCCGGCCAACTTGCCAATTCAGGATGGGTCGCTCGCAAGCATTCAGGTTGTGACGCTGGGCGAAAAGGGCCAGTCATTGTACAACTGTGCCGATATCCGGTTCAGGCAAAACGCGACAGTGTTGAGTGGTGATGCTTGCAAGACTTCAGAAGGAGTGTCGGCGGCAGCTATTGAAATAGGGGGCACAAAGACTGCTGGGTCGaccgttgttggtgtcaaTGTTGGCGTATTGGCCTCTGTGGCCGCGCTGACTGGTCTATTTGTATTCGGTTTGAGCGTATAA
- a CDS encoding uncharacterized protein (COG:O; EggNog:ENOG503P34E), whose amino-acid sequence MADQQQVILFDLPSQPPCKAWSLNPWKTRLLLNFKNIPYKTEWLEYPDIAPRLSPHLPPNEEGSAYTIPTVILPTGKYVTDSKVIAEKLQALYPTPHIDLASPYQTKMEELMPQLMKSFRAVYLPLIPKSLLNEKSRPYWYDTRGKLLGMEVDDFGRENGGEKTWAKVEPVVKAVTALMKENPNGPFFEGKQVVYADLVWGAFLIFLKRMDQGVFDEMLKRSGDKAVHEALLKGLEKWTDRDDH is encoded by the exons ATGGCGGACCAACAACAAGTTATTCTCTTTGACCttcccagccagccccctTGCAAGGCTTGGTCATTGAACCCCTGGAAGA cccgtctcctcctcaacttcaagaACATCCCCTACAAGACAGAATGGCTCGAGTATCCCGACATCGCTCCCCGTCTCTCCCCTCA CCTGCCGCCTAACGAGGAAGGATCAGCCTACACCATCCCCaccgtcatcctccccacgGGCAAATACGTGACCGACAGCAAGGTCATTGCTGAGAAGCTCCAGGCCCTCTACCCCACCCCGCACATCGACCTCGCCTCTCCTTACCAAACCAAGATGGAAGAACTCATGCCGCAGCTTATGAAGAGCTTCAGGGCAGTCTACCTGCCGCTCATTCCCAAAAGCTTGTTGAATGAGAAGAGCCGGCCGTATTGGTATGACACGCGAGGCAAGCTGTTGGGaatggaggtggatgatTTTGGCAGGGAGAATGGCGGGGAGAAGACATGGGCGAAGGTTGAGCCAGTTGTGAAGGCGGTCACGGCGTTGATGAAAGAGAATCCAAATGGGCCGTTCTTTGAGGGGAAACAGGTGGTGTATGCGGATCTTGTGTGGGGGGCATTTCTGATTTtcttgaagaggatggatCAGGGGGTGTTTGACGAGATGCTGAAGAGGAGTGGTGATAAGGCGGTGCACGAGGCGCTCTTGAAGGGATTGGAGAAGTGGACTGATAGGGATGACCattga